A stretch of the Marasmius oreades isolate 03SP1 chromosome 8, whole genome shotgun sequence genome encodes the following:
- a CDS encoding uncharacterized protein (MEROPS:MER0033188), with product MHLGLWAVALQASIVLAAPLAGPTVELDSATVTGTSSGRASSFLGIPFAKPPTGDRRFRLPESIDPYSTSFSATSMGPACPQQSVKLPILTGLPADAVNFVVNSIYQVVFPDDEDCLTINIIKPADATPTSDLPVVAWIFGGGFELGSPQMYDGTGIVERSISLGQPVIYVSMNYRVTGFGFLAGKEVKAAGVGNLGLQDQREALRWIQKYIGAFGGDPTKVTMWVQYNALDFIRSADWNWLISSWGESAGAISVSLQMLADGGDTKGLFRAAFMQSGSPIPVGDIANGQKYYDAIVQETGCTGSSDTLACLRTVPYAKLKAAIDDSPGIFSYQSLNLAWLPRADGVFLTDNPQRLVQQGKVAKIPIVSGDCDDEGTLFSLSTLNVTTESQIRTYVKTEFLSTIQDADLDILLKAYPQDLVQGSPYDTGFLDALSLQFKRFASFQGDAVFQAPRRFFLNNLSGKQKMWSFLSKRGKALPFLGAAHGTDILNIYGGGELADYLIRFATNLDPNGPGSASWPEYTTASPSLLTLVDNLLFPIQITQDTYRKGAMDAVTKITLENPV from the exons ATGCATCTCGGGTTGTGGGCTGTCGCCTTACAGGCATCCATCGTTCTCGCGGCTCCTCTTGCGGGGCCAACGGTCGAGCTTGACTCCGCTACGGTCACTGGCACATCATCCGGAAGAGCCTCCAGCTTCTTAGGGATACCTTTTGCCAAACCACC GACCGGGGACAGGCGATTCCGTCTTCCTGAATCAATCGACCCATATTCGACTTCCTTCAGCGCGACTTCTATGGGTCCAGCCTGTCCTCAGCAATCAGTGAAACTGCCTATTCTCACTGGACTCCCTGCCGATGCCGTCAATTTCGTCGTAAACTCGATTTATCAAGTTGTTTTCCcagacgacgaagact GCCTAACTATCAATATCATCAAACCTGCCGATGCAACTCCCACCTCGGATCTTCCGGTTGTTGCG TGGATATTTGGTG GTGGATTTGAGCTGGGATCTCCTCAGAT GTATGATGGCACGGGCATTGTGGAGCGTTCGATTTCACTCGGTCAACCGGTCATCTATGTCTCAATGAATTACCGGGTTACTG GTTTCGGCTTCTTGGCTGGTAAGGAGGTAAAGGCAGCAGGAGTCGGTAATTTAGGGCTCCAGGATC AGCGTGAGGCACTCAGATGGATACAAAAGTACATTGGCGCTTTTGGTGGTGATCCCACGAAGGTTACCATGTGGGTGCAATATAATGCGCTTGATTTTATCCGTTCAGCTGACTGGAATTGGCTTATTTCAAGTTGGGGTGAATCTGCGGGAGCCATCTCCGTCTCCCTTCAAATGCTTGCTGATGGAGGAGATACCAAGGGACTCTTCCGCGCTGCCTTTATGCAATCGGGTTCCCCCATTCCAGTTGGAGATATCGCAAACGGCCAAAAGT ACTACGATGCAATTGTTCAGGAGACCGGATGCACAGGGTCTTCAGACACACTCGCATGCTTACGGACAGTCCCATACGCGAAACTTAAGGCTGCCATTGACGATTCTCCCGGAATTTTCTCCTACCAG TCATTGAATTTGGCATGGCTACCTCGAGCGGATGGTGTTTTCCTTACCGACAATCCGCAGAGGCTGGTTCAACAAGGAAAGGTTGCCAAAATTCCCATTGTGAGCG GTGATTGTGATGATGAAGGGaccctcttctccctctcgACCCTTAATGTGAC AACTGAGAGCCAAATTCGCACATACGTGAAGACGGAATTCCTTTCAACCATTCAGGACGCCGATCTGGATATCCTGTTGAAGGCATACCCACAGGACCTCGTTCAGGGCTCACCTTACGACACGGGATTTTTGGACGCTTTAAGTCTCCAGTTCAAGCGATTCGCGTCCTTCCAGGGTGATGCGGTGTTCCAAGCACCTAGAAGATTCTTTTTAAATAATCTCAGCGGAAAACAAAAGATGTGGTCGTTCT TGAGCAAGCGAGGCAAAGCCTTGCCGTTCTTGGGTGCT GCTCACGGAACCGACATACTCAACATATACGGTGGAGGCGAGCTGGCAGACTACCTTATCCGTTTCGCTACCAACTTGGACCCTAATGGTCCTGGATCGGCCTCGTGGCCAGAGTACACTACAGCGTCTCCGTCTCTTTTGACGCTTGTTGACAACCTCCTTTTCCCGATACAAATCACGCAAGACACGTATAGGAAGGGTGCGATGGATGCTGTTACAAAGATTACCCTGGAAAACCCAGTGTAA
- a CDS encoding uncharacterized protein (MEROPS:MER0033188), with amino-acid sequence MQLPPRIFLLLRGYMVLLNVGGFEVGSPELYDGAVIVERSITLGQPVIYVSMNYRVTAFGFLAGKEVKEAGVGNLGLQDQREALRWIQKYIGAFGGDPTKVTIWGESAGAMSVSLQMLADGGDTKGLFRAGFMQSGSPIPVGDIGNGQKYYDALVQETGCAGSSDTLACLRTVPFSKLKSTINDSPGVFAYQSLNLAWQPRTDGVFFSDNPQRLVQQGKVAKIPIVNGDCDDEGTLFSLSTLNVTTESQIRIYVKTEFLPTITDADLDTLLKAYPQDPIQGSPYDTGFLDTLSLQFKRFASFQGDAVFQAPRRFFLDNLSGKQKIWSFLSKRDKALQFLGAAHGSDLLNIYGGGELTDYLIRFVTNLDPNGPGSTSWPEYTTASPSLLTLVDNVFFPIQITQDTYRKDAMDTLTKVTLENPM; translated from the exons ATGCAACTCCCACCTCGGATCTTCCTGTTGTTGCG TGGATATATGGTG CTTTTGAATGTAGGTGGATTTGAGGTGGGATCTCCTGAGCT GTATGACGGCGCGGTCATTGTAGAGCGTTCAATTACACTCGGTCAACCGGTCATTTATGTTTCAATGAATTATCGGGTTACTG CTTTCGGTTTCTTGGCTGGTAAAGAGGTGAAGGAGGCAGGAGTCGGTAATTTAGGGCTTCAGGATC AGCGTGAGGCACTCAGATGGATACAAAAGTACATTGGCGCTTTCGGTGGTGATCCCACGAAAGTTACCAT TTGGGGTGAATCTGCAGGGGCCATGTCCGTCTCCCTTCAGATGCTTGCTGATGGAGGAGATACCAAGGGACTCTTCCGCGCAGGTTTCATGCAATCAGGCTCTCCGATTCCAGTTGGAGATATCGGAAACGGCCAAAAGT ATTACGACGCACTTGTTCAGGAGACCGGATGCGCAGGGTCTTCAGATACACTCGCATGCTTGCGAACAGTCCCGTTCTCGAAACTTAAGTCTACTATCAACGACTCTCCCGGAGTTTTCGCCTACCAG TCATTGAACCTGGCATGGCAACCTCGAACAGATGGCGTTTTCTTTTCCGACAATCCACAGAGGCTGGTTCAACAAGGAAAGGTCGCTAAGATCCCCATTGTGAACG GTGATTGTGACGACGAAGGGaccctcttctccctctcgACCCTTAACGTGAC AACTGAGAGCCAAATTCGCATATATGTGAAGACGGAATTTCTTCCAACAATTACGGACGCCGATTTGGATACCCTGCTGAAGGCATATCCACAGGATCCTATTCAGGGCTCACCTTACGACACGGGATTTTTGGACACCTTAAGTCTCCAATTCAAGCGCTTCGCGTCCTTCCAGGGTGATGCGGTGTTCCAAGCACCTAGAAGATTTTTCTTAGATAATCTCAGTGGAAAACAAAAGATTTGGTCGTTCT TGAGCAAGCGAGACAAAGCCTTGCAATTCTTGGGTGCT gCTCACGGATCCGACCTACTGAACATATACGGCGGAGGCGAGCTGACGGACTACCTTATCCGTTTTGTGACCAACCTGGACCCTAATGGTCCTGGATCTACCTCGTGGCCAGAGTATACTACAGCGTCTCCGTCTCTTTTGACGCTCGTGGACAACGTCTTTTTCCCGATACAAATTACGCAAGACACGTATAGGAAGGATGCGATGGATACACTTACAAAGGTTACCCTGGAAAACCCAATGTAA
- a CDS encoding uncharacterized protein (CAZy:GH131) has product MKLLLSFVLLGALHQWAAANKILFDGRIPLWTKNETLDASADPFLTAVKGRSYPATHYSGFLGKHFHPTPLWNGSPEQVISIRIDNTSVFIPGNGTGVPQSGFRRTELIAQRNGSASNADRVMESGVTRFHFSIKADQRWPLNYTHEYQVVFIEPSDGSHVFGIQLGSPFTNPTGILPAPYARWFKVLDHNLNVLFKTPFTTDVWHNFAIRVDWENRTLQVLYSIESRRLASVTEVVSNPTVPLGDAGKGDFHVGLLKLPLVNPADSPANQGDVVHYGLQEGTVEGLLYSGIFVERIS; this is encoded by the exons ATGAAATTGCTTCTCTCGTTCGTTTTACTGGGCGCCCTCCATCAATGGGCGGCGGCAAACAAGATATTGTTTGACGGAAGGATTCCTCTCTGGACGAAAAATGAGACACTCGATGCGTCTGCAGATCCTTTTCTGAC CGCCGTTAAAGGCAGATCTTATCCCGCCACTCAC TACTCTGGTTTCCTAGGCAAACACTTTCATCCCACACCCCTCTGGAACGGATCGCCTGAACAGGTGATATCCATAAGGATCGACAACACGTCCGTTTTTATCCCAGGGAACGGTACTGGCGTCCCCCAATCTGGATTTCGGAGGACCGAGTTGATAGCTCAACGGAATGGAAGTGCGAGTAACGCCGATAGGGTTATGGAATCTGGGGTTACCCGCTTCCACTTCTCTATCAAAGCTGATCAACGGTGGCCTCTGAATTATACGCACGAGTATCAAGTCGTGTTCATTGAACCTAGTGATGGGTCTCATGTGTTCGGGATTCAGCTGG GTTCACCATTCACTAATCCGACTGGTATTCTACCTGCGCCATATGCGAGATGGTTCAAGGTACTGGATCATAATTTGAATGTGCTCTTCAAGACACCGTTCACGACGGACGTATGGCATAACTTTGCTATCCGAGTCGATTGGGAGAACCGGACACTTCAAGTCTTGTATTCAATCGAGAGTAGGCGGCTGGCGAGTGTTACGGAGGTCGTGTCTAATCCTACGGTTCCGCTGGGTGATGCCGGGAAAGGAGATTTTCATGTTGGGCTGTTGAAG CTTCCGCTCGTAAACCCTGCTGATTCCCCGGCGAACCAGGGTGATGTTGTTCATTACGGTTTGCAAGAGGGAACTGTAGAAGGATTATTGTATTCTGGTATTTTTGTGGAGCGGATATCCTAA
- a CDS encoding uncharacterized protein (MEROPS:MER0033188) produces MHLGLWAVALQASIVLAASLAGPTVKLDSATVTGTSSGSVSRFLGIPFAKPPTGDGRFRLPESIDPYSTSFSATSMGPACPQQSVKLPDLTGLPADAADFVTNSIYGATFPDDEDCLTINIIKPANATPTSALPVVAWIFGGGFEVGSPQMYDGAVIVERSITLGQPVIYVSMNYRLAAFGFLAGKEVKAAGVGNLGLHDQRQALRWVKKYISAFGGDPTKVTIWGESAGAISASLHMLADGGDTKGLFRAAFMQSGSPIPVGDITNGQKYYDVIVQTTGCGKSKDTLACLRTVPYKELKDAMDDSPGIFSYQSLNLAWLPRADGVFLSDNPQRLVQEGKVAQIPIVSGDCEDEGTLFSLSTLNVTNESQIRTYVKTEFLPTITDTDLDTLLKAYPQDLTQSSPHDTGFLNALSPQFNRFSAFLGDGLFQAPRRFFLSARSGKQKMWSYLYRRRALPILGTPHGVDLLNIYGGGELAVFLIRFANNLDPNGSGSTSWPEYTTASPSLLTLVDNVLFPIQITQDTYRKDAMDAITKIILANPLGIPPNA; encoded by the exons ATGCATCTCGGGTTGTGGGCTGTCGCCTTACAGGCATCCATCGTCCTCGCGGCTTCTCTTGCAGGGCCAACAGTCAAGCTAGACTCCGCTACAGTCACTGGCACATCATCCGGAAGCGTCTCGAGATTCCTAGGGATTCCTTTCGCCAAACCACC AACCGGGGACGGGCGATTCCGTCTTCCTGAATCAATCGACCCATATTCGACTTCCTTCAGTGCGACGTCTATGGGTCCAGCCTGTCCTCAGCAATCAGTGAAACTCCCTGATCTCACTGGACTTCCTGCCGACGCGGCTGACTTCGTTACGAACTCGATATATGGGGCTACTTTCCCAGATGATGAAGATT GTCTGACTATCAACATCATCAAACCTGCCAATGCAACTCCCACCTCAGCACTTCCCGTTGTTGCG TGGATATTTGGTG GTGGATTTGAGGTGGGATCTCCTCAGAT GTATGACGGCGCGGTCATTGTGGAGCGTTCAATTACACTCGGTCAACCGGTCATTTATGTTTCAATGAATTACCGGCTTGCTG CTTTCGGTTTCTTGGCTGGTAAAGAGGTGAAGGCAGCAGGAGTCGGTAATTTAGGGCTCCACGATC AACGTCAGGCACTCAGATGGGTAAAAAAGTACATTAGCGCTTTCGGTGGTGATCCCACGAAAGTTACCAT CTGGGGTGAATCTGCGGGAGCCATCTCCGCCTCTCTTCATATGCTGGCTGATGGAGGAGATACCAAGGGACTCTTCCGCGCTGCCTTTATGCAATCGGGTTCTCCCATTCCAGTTGGAGATATTACAAACGGCCAAAAGT ACTACGATGTGATTGTTCAGACAACCGGATGCGGGAAGTCAAAAGACACACTCGCCTGCTTACGGACAGTCCCGTACAAGGAACTTAAGGATGCCATGGACGACTCTCCCGGGATTTTCTCCTACCAG TCATTGAATTTGGCATGGCTACCTCGAGCGGATGGTGTTTTCCTTTCCGACAATCCGCAGAGGCTAGTTCAAGAAGGAAAGGTCGCTCAGATCCCCATTGTTAGCG GTGATTGTGAAGACGAAGGAaccctcttctccctctcgACCCTTAACGTGAC AAATGAAAGCCAAATTCGCACATATGTGAAGACGGAATTTCTTCCAACAATTACGGACACCGATTTGGATACCCTGCTGAAGGCATATCCACAGGATCTTACTCAGAGCTCACCTCACGACACGGGATTTTTGAACGCTTTAAGTCCCCAATTCAATCGATTCTCGGCTTTCCTGGGCGATGGGTTGTTCCAAGCACCCAGAAGATTCTTCCTAAGTGCCCGCAGTGGAAAACAGAAAATGTGGTCGTACT TGTACAGGCGCAGAGCCTTGCCGATCTTGGGTACT CCTCACGGAGTCGACCTACTGAACATATACGGCGGAGGCGAGCTGGCGGTCTTCCTTATCCGTTTCGCTAATAACCTGGACCCTAATGGTTCTGGATCGACCTCATGGCCAGAGTATACTACAGCATCTCCGTCTCTTTTGACGCTCGTGGATAACGTCCTTTTCCCGATACAAATTACACAAGACACGTATAGGAAGGATGCGATGGATGCAATTACGAAGATCATACTGGCAAATCCACTTGGCATTCCTCCGAACGCATAG